CGTCCTTTTGTTCCATCGCTTTTTTTAGCGCTTCATTTCCTTTGTCAATATCTTTGCTCTGAGCCAGTGCTGAAGCAGAAAAAATCAGCAGAGCAATCACTGCTGTAAACAGGTTTTTATGTATCCTTGATTTCATATTTGATAGGGTTTGGTTTGAAGAATCGAATAAAGATAAAATTTCGGTAATTATACCAAAAATAATGAAGCACGAATTGGTTTATAACTTACTGGAAAGAAAATTTGTGGAATATAATACCCGCGCATTTATAGAGCATGACCCGGTATCGGTCCCACATCGTTTTTCAAAGAGACAGGATATTGAAATCATGGCCTTTTGGACAGCCATGCTGGCTTGGGGCAACCGCAAATCAATTATCACCTCTGCCAATCGGTTGATTGAAATGATGGATGGAGCACCTCATGATTTTGTGCTACATCATCAGGAAAAGGATTTGAAACGTATTCTCGATTTCAAACACCGGACATTCAATGCTACCGATGCTCTTTACTTTATTGAGTTCTTTAAGCATTATTACAGTAGGCATAATAGTTTAGAGGAGGTGTTTTCAGGAATTCAGGGATTTGATAAATCTAAAAATTTAGAGAAAGGAATGATTGCCTTCCATGATATTTTCTTTTCCTTAGATGAGGCGCCTCAAAGAACGAGGAAGCATATTGCAACTCCACTTCGTAAATCTACCTGCAAAAGAATGAATATGTTTCTGCGATGGAT
This portion of the Bacteroidota bacterium genome encodes:
- a CDS encoding TIGR02757 family protein, giving the protein MKHELVYNLLERKFVEYNTRAFIEHDPVSVPHRFSKRQDIEIMAFWTAMLAWGNRKSIITSANRLIEMMDGAPHDFVLHHQEKDLKRILDFKHRTFNATDALYFIEFFKHYYSRHNSLEEVFSGIQGFDKSKNLEKGMIAFHDIFFSLDEAPQRTRKHIATPLRKSTCKRMNMFLRWMVRKDKNGVDFGLWESIKPSQLLCPLDVHVERVARRLGLIIRKQTDWSTVLELTENLKTFDPNDPVKYDFALFGMGVMGK